The following coding sequences lie in one Phalacrocorax aristotelis chromosome 2, bGulAri2.1, whole genome shotgun sequence genomic window:
- the POLR2K gene encoding DNA-directed RNA polymerases I, II, and III subunit RPABC4, translating into MDSQKDVQPPKQQPMIYICGECHTENEIKARDPIRCRECGYRIMYKKRTKRLVVFDAR; encoded by the exons ATGGATTCACAGAAGGATGTTCAGCCTCCAAAGCAGCAGCCAATGATTTACATTTGTGGAG AATGtcatacagaaaatgaaataaaggcGAGAGATCCTATCAGATGCAGAGAATGTGGCTACAGAATAATGTacaagaaaaggacaaaaagat TGGTGGTTTTTGATGCCCGGTGA